In the Alkaliphilus oremlandii OhILAs genome, one interval contains:
- a CDS encoding nucleotidyltransferase family protein, which produces MVGIILGAGYARRMGKDKLLLPFKETTIIETIIKEGVASELERIYLVCRDNQVKEIAKKYPIHVIINENAGEGQSTSIVKAMEAVGDIVPSYMFLMGDQPLISKDFINSMMDFYRQNHASILVPVYNGKPGTPTIFSNRWQEHLLKLKGDEGGRSIIRAHPKEVQLYPVENGILGKDVDSLEQYIEILNL; this is translated from the coding sequence ATGGTCGGCATTATTTTAGGAGCGGGCTATGCTAGAAGAATGGGAAAGGATAAACTGCTGCTACCTTTTAAGGAGACAACCATCATAGAAACCATCATAAAAGAAGGGGTAGCATCGGAGCTGGAAAGAATTTATCTGGTTTGTAGAGACAACCAAGTAAAGGAAATCGCTAAAAAATACCCAATTCATGTGATCATCAATGAAAATGCAGGGGAAGGTCAGAGCACTTCCATTGTGAAAGCTATGGAAGCAGTAGGCGATATAGTACCCAGCTATATGTTTTTAATGGGAGATCAGCCCCTCATCAGCAAAGATTTTATCAATAGCATGATGGATTTTTACAGGCAAAATCACGCTTCCATCCTTGTGCCTGTATACAATGGAAAACCAGGGACACCAACCATATTTTCTAATCGATGGCAGGAGCATCTGTTGAAGCTGAAAGGGGATGAAGGAGGAAGAAGCATCATCAGAGCTCACCCTAAAGAAGTGCAGTTATACCCTGTAGAGAATGGGATTCTAGGGAAAGATGTTGATTCTTTAGAGCAGTATATTGAAATCCTAAATCTATGA
- the yqeC gene encoding selenium cofactor biosynthesis protein YqeC, whose amino-acid sequence MKIKEALKLNDPILITFIGGGGKTTTLFRLGEELSAEEQPILLTTTTSILMPPPSAYDLAIVTEDVAEAIRQVRNNENKGRILLGKNITTENKLKGFLPEEMDRIYKENRERWFLVEGDGSNGRSLKIPEDHEPQVPSFSSITVILIGADILGKEINKENVHRHHLIQPLTQRTQQYVDKSLIFDLISHPLGITKGIPEDSKKVILFNKISTQGKESLEILRGLSEEMINEGKDAPIHPQCRISSILLGEVQDKEPIIEIVGEDRWSALF is encoded by the coding sequence ATGAAAATAAAAGAAGCTTTAAAATTAAATGATCCAATTTTAATTACATTCATTGGTGGTGGTGGAAAAACCACCACCCTTTTTCGTTTGGGAGAAGAGCTTTCAGCAGAAGAGCAGCCGATCCTCTTGACGACAACCACCAGTATATTGATGCCGCCACCCTCTGCCTACGATCTCGCCATCGTTACAGAAGATGTGGCAGAGGCTATACGTCAGGTAAGAAATAATGAAAACAAAGGAAGAATTTTATTGGGAAAAAATATTACGACAGAAAACAAGCTGAAGGGTTTTTTACCAGAGGAAATGGATAGAATCTATAAAGAGAATAGAGAAAGATGGTTCTTGGTGGAAGGTGATGGGTCCAACGGTAGAAGCTTAAAAATACCAGAAGACCACGAACCTCAAGTACCCTCCTTCAGCAGTATCACCGTAATCTTAATCGGTGCAGATATTCTGGGAAAGGAAATAAACAAGGAAAATGTCCACCGACACCATTTAATCCAACCTTTGACACAGAGAACACAGCAATATGTGGATAAAAGCTTAATTTTCGATTTAATTTCTCATCCCTTGGGGATAACAAAGGGAATTCCGGAGGACAGCAAGAAAGTGATCTTATTTAATAAAATATCCACCCAAGGGAAAGAATCCTTAGAAATCCTTAGAGGGTTGTCCGAAGAAATGATTAACGAAGGCAAAGACGCTCCCATACATCCCCAATGTAGGATTTCATCCATACTCTTAGGTGAAGTGCAAGATAAGGAACCCATTATAGAAATTGTAGGTGAGGATAGATGGTCGGCATTATTTTAG
- a CDS encoding methyl-accepting chemotaxis protein, with product MLQNPFRKAPCHEAECILSYVNNTLAGIVTEAPSVDYPLHTQILSTFEQLLSNEAKMSNVAKEVLDIASSLSSFDVGMSHISQQLIDFSEEMASVSQSNSALIEETTASMNEVNEYIDITSKTLHQLARDSQSLTKKNDESIQLLEHVKSLKDQVTHDTEVMNEKIQLLVHLATEVGKIVDSVQGIAEQTNLLALNSAIEAARAGEHGRGFAVVADETRKLADDTKQNLVGMKQFVNSIHTAANEGMESLQSTLKSTEEISDKIELVSNTIGENVNMLKNVVVDVENVHRHMEHITFSTNEINQAMEASSADAEKLTYMTQSIYEDAAKSIEFSKQISKIDDQLSTMVTSMLDGLKGSNNAIKNYELQEVIEKAMASHKDWVVTLHKIVTEMQLYPLQTNSKKCAFGHFYHAVDVEHPKLKSDWKQIESIHHEFHSLGDKVIAAVKGNDTADAHRYYEEAKNLSSQILELLDKIHKNIEQLTKENIRIF from the coding sequence TAATACATTGGCAGGTATTGTTACCGAAGCACCTAGTGTAGATTATCCGCTACACACCCAAATTCTCAGTACCTTTGAGCAACTGTTATCAAATGAAGCCAAAATGTCTAACGTAGCCAAAGAAGTACTGGATATCGCAAGCTCCTTAAGCTCTTTCGATGTGGGGATGTCCCATATTTCCCAGCAATTAATCGATTTTTCGGAGGAAATGGCATCTGTAAGCCAATCGAATTCAGCTTTAATAGAAGAAACAACCGCTAGTATGAATGAAGTGAATGAATACATAGATATCACATCAAAAACCTTGCATCAACTAGCCCGTGATTCTCAATCTCTAACTAAAAAAAATGATGAAAGCATCCAATTGCTAGAGCACGTAAAGTCTCTGAAGGATCAAGTTACCCATGATACAGAGGTCATGAATGAAAAAATTCAGCTATTGGTGCACCTTGCCACTGAAGTCGGTAAAATCGTGGATAGTGTTCAAGGCATTGCGGAGCAAACCAATTTATTGGCTTTAAATTCGGCAATCGAAGCTGCAAGAGCAGGAGAACACGGTCGAGGGTTTGCAGTGGTAGCAGATGAAACGAGGAAGCTGGCTGATGATACGAAACAAAATCTAGTAGGAATGAAGCAATTCGTCAATAGTATCCACACTGCTGCCAACGAAGGCATGGAAAGCTTGCAAAGCACATTGAAATCAACAGAGGAAATCAGCGATAAAATCGAATTGGTTTCTAACACCATTGGAGAAAATGTGAATATGCTTAAAAATGTAGTAGTCGATGTAGAGAATGTTCATAGACATATGGAGCATATTACATTTTCAACGAATGAAATCAATCAAGCTATGGAAGCCTCCAGTGCGGATGCTGAAAAGCTGACCTATATGACCCAAAGCATCTACGAAGATGCTGCAAAAAGTATTGAATTTTCTAAACAAATCTCTAAAATTGATGATCAGCTCTCCACCATGGTTACCTCCATGTTGGACGGACTCAAAGGTAGCAATAATGCCATTAAAAATTATGAATTACAGGAAGTGATTGAAAAAGCCATGGCTTCTCATAAAGATTGGGTGGTTACGCTTCATAAAATTGTTACTGAAATGCAGCTATACCCTCTACAAACCAATTCTAAAAAATGTGCCTTCGGCCATTTCTATCATGCAGTTGATGTAGAACATCCAAAGCTCAAAAGCGATTGGAAGCAAATTGAATCGATTCACCATGAGTTTCATAGCTTAGGAGACAAAGTAATTGCCGCTGTGAAAGGAAATGATACTGCGGATGCTCATCGATATTATGAAGAAGCTAAAAATCTTTCTTCACAGATATTGGAATTATTAGATAAAATTCATAAGAATATTGAACAGCTTACAAAAGAAAATATTCGGATCTTTTAG
- the speD gene encoding adenosylmethionine decarboxylase has protein sequence MYGFNNLTKTLSFNIYDVCYAKSEKAQKAYIEYIDEQYNSERLTKILCDVTEMIGAHVLNISKQDYEPQGASVNILITEEALPLHLIDESCNKGEGIAAQRDTIHAHLDKSHVTVHTYPEYHPDNAISTFRVDIDVSTCGMISPLNALDYLIGSFDSDIITIDYRVRGFTRDVEGKKFYIDHNITSIQDYIDDETLKKYDAIDVNVYQSNIFHTKMLIKEIELQNYLFNKDVNELLPKQRLEITNNLRKEMIEIFSGMNIY, from the coding sequence TTGTATGGCTTTAATAACCTCACAAAAACACTTAGCTTCAACATCTATGATGTTTGCTATGCAAAAAGTGAGAAAGCACAAAAAGCATATATCGAGTATATTGATGAACAATATAACTCAGAGAGACTGACAAAAATCTTATGTGATGTGACTGAAATGATTGGGGCTCATGTTCTCAACATTTCGAAACAAGATTATGAACCGCAGGGAGCTTCCGTTAACATTTTGATTACGGAAGAGGCTTTACCGCTTCACTTAATTGATGAATCTTGTAACAAAGGAGAAGGTATTGCAGCACAACGTGATACAATTCATGCTCATTTGGATAAAAGTCACGTTACAGTGCACACCTATCCAGAATATCATCCGGATAATGCTATTTCTACTTTTCGCGTAGATATTGATGTATCTACTTGTGGCATGATTTCGCCACTGAATGCATTGGATTATTTAATTGGTAGTTTTGATTCAGACATTATTACAATAGACTATCGGGTTAGAGGATTTACACGGGATGTTGAAGGGAAGAAGTTTTATATCGACCATAACATTACATCGATCCAAGATTATATAGACGATGAGACACTAAAAAAATATGATGCAATTGATGTGAACGTCTATCAATCCAACATTTTTCATACCAAAATGCTCATTAAGGAAATAGAGCTACAGAATTATCTTTTTAATAAGGACGTCAATGAGTTGCTTCCGAAACAAAGGCTGGAAATTACAAATAACCTTCGTAAAGAGATGATCGAAATATTTAGTGGAATGAATATTTATTAG
- the speE gene encoding polyamine aminopropyltransferase: MELWYTEQHTEDVRFSIKVDNQLYSGQSEFQRIDVFESKEFGKFFTLDGLMMVTEKDEFIYHDMITHIPMATNPKIKNVLVIGAGDGGTVRELTRYETIENIDMVEIDKLVVDICKEYLPQTASKLEDPRVHIYYEDGLKFVRTKENEYDLIIVDSTDPFGPGEGLFTKEFYGNCFKALKEDGILVNQHESPYYASYAKSMKRAHKRIKEFFPICKVYQAHIPTYPSGHWLFGFASKKYDPIEDLNSEAWNALGLQTKYYNTDLHMGCFALPNYVKELLEKEEE; this comes from the coding sequence ATGGAATTATGGTATACAGAACAGCATACAGAGGACGTTCGCTTTTCAATCAAAGTGGACAACCAATTATATAGCGGTCAAAGTGAATTTCAAAGAATTGATGTTTTTGAATCTAAGGAATTTGGCAAATTTTTTACATTAGATGGATTGATGATGGTAACTGAAAAGGACGAATTTATCTATCACGATATGATTACCCATATTCCAATGGCAACAAATCCAAAGATTAAAAATGTCCTGGTGATTGGTGCTGGTGATGGCGGTACTGTACGTGAACTAACACGATATGAAACCATAGAAAATATTGATATGGTGGAAATCGACAAACTTGTGGTAGATATTTGTAAGGAATACCTTCCACAAACAGCTTCTAAGCTGGAGGATCCAAGAGTTCATATTTATTATGAAGATGGACTAAAATTCGTTCGTACAAAAGAAAATGAATACGATTTGATCATTGTAGATTCTACAGATCCTTTTGGACCAGGTGAAGGTCTTTTTACGAAAGAGTTCTATGGGAACTGCTTTAAAGCATTGAAGGAAGACGGTATTTTAGTGAACCAACATGAGAGTCCGTATTATGCTTCCTATGCAAAATCCATGAAGAGAGCTCATAAGAGAATCAAAGAGTTTTTCCCGATTTGCAAGGTATATCAAGCCCATATTCCGACTTATCCTTCTGGACATTGGTTATTTGGATTTGCATCCAAAAAATACGATCCGATTGAAGATTTAAATTCAGAAGCTTGGAATGCTTTAGGACTTCAAACAAAATATTATAATACAGACCTTCATATGGGATGCTTTGCGCTGCCAAACTACGTTAAGGAACTGTTAGAAAAAGAAGAAGAGTAA
- the ade gene encoding adenine deaminase: MKEVIKKRIDIAAGRIKSSLVLKNGKIVNVFSGEIIDGDIAIEEGTIVGIGKYEGLEEIDLKGKYVSPGFIDGHVHIESSMATPSEFAKAIIPRGTTTIIADPHEIANVCGMSGIEYILESSKNIPLNVYVMLPSCVPATTFENSGAILKAEDLKQLIDHESVLGLGELMDYPNVIQGEDGILDKLVMAEGKVIDGHGPVIKDKELNAYVVSGIRTEHECSTAEEMLDRLRLGMYILIREGSAARNLKELIKAVNQDNVGRCLLCADDKHPEDILLNGHIDHNIRLAVEAGISPVNAIRMATLNAAQCYGLKNLGAIAPGYDADIVILEDLQKFKVDAVFKKGNLVAKEHKALFTLTPEDHSKVMDTVNIKSVAEADLKIKLKSNQVHVIRLLPHSLVTKKVVREVEIEDGFFKYSDHTDILKLAVVERHKATGNIGLGFVENFKLKGGAIASTIGHDSHNLIVIGDNDGDIIAAIEEVVKVGGGITIAADGQILKTLELPIAGLMSKEPIEKINGDLGEMLEIAYEKLGVNREIEPFMTLAFLALPVIPDVKLTDMGLFDVQSFQFIDLEA; this comes from the coding sequence GTGAAGGAAGTAATTAAAAAGAGAATTGATATTGCTGCTGGAAGAATAAAGTCTAGTCTAGTGCTGAAAAATGGAAAAATCGTCAATGTTTTTTCCGGTGAAATCATAGATGGAGACATTGCTATAGAAGAAGGTACAATCGTTGGCATCGGTAAATATGAAGGTTTAGAAGAGATCGACTTAAAAGGAAAGTATGTCTCCCCCGGATTTATTGATGGCCACGTTCATATTGAATCTTCCATGGCAACGCCTTCGGAGTTTGCCAAGGCTATTATTCCTAGAGGAACCACAACGATCATTGCAGATCCCCATGAAATTGCCAATGTATGTGGTATGAGTGGAATCGAATACATCTTAGAATCCAGCAAGAATATACCACTGAACGTGTACGTAATGCTGCCATCCTGCGTGCCAGCCACTACCTTTGAAAATTCAGGAGCTATTTTAAAAGCGGAAGATTTGAAACAGCTAATTGACCATGAAAGCGTATTGGGATTAGGGGAGCTCATGGATTATCCAAATGTGATTCAAGGAGAAGACGGCATTCTCGATAAACTGGTCATGGCAGAGGGAAAGGTCATCGATGGCCACGGTCCAGTCATAAAAGATAAAGAATTGAATGCATACGTTGTATCGGGTATTAGAACGGAGCATGAATGCTCCACAGCAGAAGAAATGCTGGATCGATTGAGGCTGGGAATGTATATCTTAATCCGAGAAGGCTCTGCTGCCCGTAATCTAAAGGAACTAATAAAAGCAGTGAACCAAGACAATGTGGGAAGATGCCTTTTATGTGCAGATGATAAACATCCAGAGGATATCCTTTTAAACGGTCATATCGATCATAATATCCGATTGGCTGTGGAAGCAGGTATTTCTCCTGTGAATGCCATTCGAATGGCAACTCTGAACGCTGCGCAATGCTATGGTTTAAAAAACTTGGGTGCCATCGCACCGGGATACGATGCAGATATTGTAATTCTAGAGGATTTACAAAAATTTAAAGTAGATGCTGTATTTAAAAAAGGGAATTTGGTTGCAAAGGAGCATAAAGCTTTATTTACATTAACTCCAGAGGATCACTCCAAGGTTATGGATACTGTGAACATAAAATCTGTGGCAGAAGCAGATTTGAAAATAAAATTAAAATCCAATCAGGTTCATGTAATAAGATTGCTTCCCCATAGCCTGGTTACAAAAAAGGTTGTAAGGGAAGTTGAAATCGAGGATGGATTTTTTAAATATAGCGATCATACAGATATTTTAAAGTTAGCCGTAGTGGAAAGACATAAAGCTACTGGAAATATCGGTTTGGGATTCGTAGAGAACTTCAAGCTAAAGGGCGGCGCCATAGCATCCACCATCGGTCACGACTCCCATAATTTAATTGTAATCGGAGACAACGATGGGGATATTATAGCAGCCATTGAAGAAGTGGTAAAAGTAGGAGGTGGTATCACCATTGCAGCTGACGGTCAGATTCTGAAAACCCTAGAGCTTCCAATTGCTGGTCTCATGTCAAAGGAGCCAATTGAGAAAATCAACGGAGACTTGGGTGAGATGCTGGAAATTGCCTACGAAAAACTAGGCGTCAATAGAGAGATTGAGCCATTTATGACATTGGCATTTTTGGCCCTGCCAGTCATACCGGATGTAAAGCTAACGGATATGGGACTATTTGATGTTCAAAGCTTTCAATTTATAGATTTAGAGGCATAG
- a CDS encoding aminotransferase class I/II-fold pyridoxal phosphate-dependent enzyme, with translation MKKLSQDKAPIYEALVKHKSNRVVPFDVPGHKGGRGNKELTEFLGQDCLKVDVNSMKPLDNLCHPTSVIREAEVLAAEAFGAADAFFIVNGTTAAVQAMIMSTCKAGDKVIMPRNVHRSAINALVVCGAVPVYVNPGVEKNIGIPLGMSVQDVEKAILENKDAKAILVNNPTYYGICSDLKAIVALAHKHNMLALVDEAHGTHFYFGENMPLSAMAANADMAAISMHKTGGSLTQSSFLVCGKNMDASYVRQIINLTQTTSGSYLLLSSLDLARKNLALNGKEIFKQADDLANYAREEINKLGGYNAFSKELINGDTVFDFDTTKLSIHTRDIGLAGIEVYDILRDEYGIQIEFGDIGNILAIISAGDRMLEIERLVSALYEIKRRYSKDKTGMFDHEYINPEVVLAPQKAFYSSKKSVPIAESSGKISGEFVMCYPPGIPILAPGERITDEIVNYISYAKEKGCLVTGPKDMDILNINVVEEC, from the coding sequence ATGAAAAAGCTTTCACAGGATAAGGCTCCGATATATGAAGCACTGGTAAAGCATAAATCAAATAGGGTGGTACCCTTTGACGTACCAGGACATAAGGGAGGCAGAGGCAATAAAGAATTGACGGAATTCTTGGGACAAGACTGTCTCAAGGTGGATGTTAACTCCATGAAGCCTTTGGATAACCTTTGCCACCCCACATCGGTAATACGAGAGGCCGAAGTACTGGCTGCTGAAGCCTTTGGCGCAGCCGATGCATTTTTTATTGTCAATGGAACTACGGCTGCGGTACAAGCTATGATTATGTCCACCTGCAAGGCAGGCGATAAGGTCATTATGCCGAGAAATGTTCATAGAAGTGCCATCAACGCACTGGTTGTATGTGGTGCAGTTCCTGTATATGTAAACCCTGGGGTTGAAAAGAATATAGGAATCCCTTTGGGGATGTCCGTACAGGATGTAGAGAAAGCCATTTTGGAAAATAAAGATGCCAAAGCCATCCTTGTGAACAATCCAACGTACTATGGCATTTGCTCCGATCTAAAAGCAATTGTAGCGTTGGCACACAAACACAATATGTTGGCTTTAGTAGATGAAGCCCATGGCACACATTTTTATTTTGGCGAAAATATGCCTCTATCGGCTATGGCAGCAAATGCAGATATGGCAGCCATCAGCATGCATAAAACAGGGGGCTCCCTGACACAGAGCTCATTTTTAGTTTGTGGAAAAAATATGGATGCTAGCTATGTAAGACAAATCATCAACTTAACGCAGACCACAAGTGGCTCCTACCTATTGCTGTCTTCCTTAGACCTTGCTAGAAAAAACCTAGCCCTCAATGGGAAGGAAATATTTAAACAGGCAGATGACCTTGCAAATTACGCAAGGGAAGAAATCAACAAGCTTGGAGGCTACAATGCCTTCTCAAAGGAACTCATCAATGGAGATACGGTATTTGATTTTGACACGACGAAGCTATCGATTCATACAAGGGATATTGGACTTGCCGGAATTGAAGTCTACGATATCCTAAGAGATGAATATGGAATTCAGATTGAATTTGGTGACATTGGCAATATTCTAGCGATTATTTCTGCGGGGGATCGAATGTTGGAAATCGAAAGACTGGTTTCAGCATTATATGAAATTAAAAGAAGATATTCAAAGGACAAGACAGGAATGTTCGACCATGAATATATTAACCCTGAAGTTGTATTAGCACCACAGAAAGCCTTTTACAGCAGCAAGAAATCAGTACCGATTGCTGAAAGCTCTGGTAAAATTAGTGGAGAATTTGTTATGTGCTATCCACCAGGCATTCCGATTTTAGCGCCGGGAGAAAGAATTACGGATGAAATTGTGAACTATATTTCCTATGCAAAGGAAAAAGGGTGCTTAGTAACAGGACCAAAGGATATGGATATCCTAAATATTAATGTAGTGGAGGAATGTTAA